From one Lycium barbarum isolate Lr01 chromosome 6, ASM1917538v2, whole genome shotgun sequence genomic stretch:
- the LOC132599510 gene encoding protein FAF-like, chloroplastic, with protein sequence MSTHCVSMIKNFNLSSKIKEEEAISMEKQGIVSILDNVDSSSSSTGEEDHHEELKDQPIITFDWSSILSSKNEDSTNKLISTSPYVHPLDKKSTSSLSERSLEICTESLGSESSSDCFSSSPKSDTEDSNNDKDYHCQEQQQQQNSFEDFGVVKYNYSKRLISSPKSFPPSLPSVHMQSRRQNGRLILEAASVPSNSLHAQRVHGHLLLTFINQNDSKLEMENYDDEPDVFERVFDDMQEVEGNETPRSDSGGNNEEEEEEEGEGGVMEQSPRMSSEVTNVKTSALMMLEKKNPLTWSRCTVSFSMTSSYFNLNSRLNCSINSMTEEEKYTSNIRECYTYPSSVSQSLPLPPGVAEVIPAPPPPPAAAASSLNAYEYFWRKKPTVANIVNNSTVAEQCNKDMYYNKKQDMLLIRGNKESMNNNLVPLLRSCKEPRRSLIIWEPYCIATS encoded by the coding sequence ATGTCAACACATTGTGTTAGCATGATCAAGAACTTCAACTTATCTTCAAAGATAAAAGAAGAAGAGGCAATTAGCATGGAGAAACAAGGGATAGTGTCAATTCTTGATAAtgttgattcttcttcttcttcaactggAGAAGAAGATCATCATGAGGAACTCAAAGATCAGCCAATTATAACATTTGATTGGAGTTCAATTCTATCTTCAAAGAATGAAGACTCAACCAATAAGCTAATTTCAACTAGTCCTTATGTTCATCCTCTTGACAAAAAATCAACAAGTTCTTTGAGTGAAAGGAGTCTTGAAATTTGCACTGAGAGTCTTGGATCAGAGTCTAGCTCTGATTGCTTTTCCTCTTCACCTAAGTCGGATACCGAAGACTCGAACAATGACAAAGACTATCATtgtcaagaacaacaacaacaacaaaattccTTTGAGGATTTTGGAGTTGTAAAGTATAATTATAGCAAGAGATTAATATCTTCTCCAAAATCCTTTCCTCCTTCTCTACCTTCTGTTCACATGCAATCGCGCAGACAAAATGGTAGATTGATTCTTGAAGCGGCTTCTGTTCCATCTAATAGTCTCCATGCCCAACGCGTTCATGGCCACCTTCTTCTCACCTTCATCAATCAAAATGATTCCAAACTAGAAATGGAGAACTATGATGATGAACCTGACGTGTTTGAGAGAGTGTTCGACGATATGCAAGAAGTTGAAGGTAATGAAACACCCCGCTCAGATAGTGGTGGtaataatgaagaagaagaagaagaagaaggcgaGGGCGGTGTGATGGAACAAAGTCCAAGAATGTCAAGTGAGGTGACAAATGTGAAAACATCAGCCCTGATGATGCTAGAGAAAAAGAATCCACTAACATGGTCTAGATGTACTGTCAGTTTCAGCATGACATCTAGTTATTTCAATCTTAACAGCAGGCTCAACTGCTCAATAAACTCGATGACCGAGGAGGAGAAATATACTAGTAATATTAGAGAATGTTACACTTATCCTTCATCGGTTTCTCAGTCACTTCCTCTACCACCAGGGGTGGCTGAGGTAATCCcggcaccaccaccaccaccggcGGCTGCAGCCTCATCATTAAATGCCTATGAGTACTTTTGGAGGAAGAAGCCAACTGTGGCAAACATTGTGAATAATTCCACTGTTGCAGAACAATGCAACAAGGACATGTACTACAACAAGAAGCAAGACATGTTGCTAATTAGAGGGAACAAGGAATCTATGAACAATAATTTGGTGCCTTTATTGAGAAGCTGCAAAGAGCCAAGGAGATCTCTAATAATTTGGGAGCCTTATTGCATTGCCACCTCCTAA